A region of Candidatus Obscuribacter sp. DNA encodes the following proteins:
- a CDS encoding ribbon-helix-helix protein, CopG family, which yields MSTSFRLPDDIEKRLEALARKTGRTKSYYIREMILEKIDDLEDYYLAADRAERIRQGRQSVSSSKQVREELGLESRLDSFGLKSIAEALQ from the coding sequence ATGTCTACTTCTTTCCGATTACCTGATGATATCGAAAAGCGCCTAGAGGCTTTGGCTAGAAAGACTGGGCGTACTAAGTCTTACTATATTCGCGAAATGATTCTCGAAAAGATAGACGATCTCGAAGACTATTATCTAGCCGCAGATCGCGCGGAGCGCATTCGTCAGGGGCGACAGAGTGTATCAAGTTCTAAGCAAGTGAGAGAAGAACTTGGTTTGGAAAGTCGTTTAGATTCATTTGGTTTGAAGAGTATCGCAGAGGCGTTGCAGTAA
- a CDS encoding type IV toxin-antitoxin system AbiEi family antitoxin, producing the protein MSIQIKTKLNYLLEVLPEGLLVDIKWLQNKGFSRQLIAKYVKSNWLKSPIRGLYRRNSTLIAQDSWESIVLSLQMLLELPITVGGRSALDAQGFAHYLSLSNTKEIHLYSNYKIPNWLNSVSANATFIQHSGKLFKTDASKSDTEESLKKASFSNHIWANSINSLRLSTPERAILELIDELPMKESFHQVDAVMESLSNLRPNALNILLRDCNSVKTKRLFLWFAKRHNHSWYHLLDRESFDLGAGKRALVAGGRFDQEFMITVPEDLDNAQ; encoded by the coding sequence ATGAGTATACAAATCAAAACTAAATTAAACTATTTGCTTGAGGTTTTGCCGGAAGGACTACTCGTCGACATCAAATGGCTTCAAAACAAAGGATTTAGCAGGCAACTAATAGCAAAGTATGTCAAAAGCAATTGGTTGAAATCCCCAATCAGAGGGCTCTACAGAAGGAATAGCACTTTGATTGCTCAAGACAGTTGGGAATCAATAGTGCTCTCTCTGCAAATGCTGTTGGAGCTACCTATTACTGTCGGAGGGCGCAGCGCACTTGATGCACAGGGATTTGCGCATTACCTCTCACTATCAAATACTAAAGAAATCCACCTCTACTCTAACTATAAAATTCCAAACTGGCTCAATAGTGTCAGCGCCAATGCAACTTTCATTCAACACTCAGGCAAACTGTTTAAGACTGACGCATCTAAAAGCGATACAGAAGAATCACTCAAAAAAGCAAGCTTTTCAAATCACATTTGGGCAAACTCAATCAATTCTTTGCGGTTATCCACTCCTGAGCGAGCGATACTAGAACTCATTGACGAACTACCGATGAAAGAGTCTTTTCATCAGGTGGATGCTGTTATGGAGAGCTTATCCAATCTCAGACCCAACGCCTTAAACATACTCCTAAGAGACTGCAATAGCGTCAAAACCAAAAGGCTATTTTTATGGTTCGCCAAACGTCACAACCATAGCTGGTATCACTTGTTAGATCGAGAGAGCTTTGACCTGGGGGCCGGTAAGCGAGCACTAGTAGCGGGCGGCAGATTTGATCAGGAGTTCATGATTACTGTGCCTGAGGATCTGGACAATGCACAGTGA
- a CDS encoding site-specific integrase, with amino-acid sequence MVLIVTSDGSMTFGIDLLIGGISQTVLIGKYPEMTVAEARQRATVTASQLAQPQSQDQGPLNSQVPRKSQLARKSQNIESEDLIVKTTDPTQITFGLLFDLYYQQYAKSRTRDHKELLENYNRHFAKHWGTTLACSIRRADIQHWVNDLAMTSGVYCANRCHDTIRAIFNWGIKSEYFVGNNPAKGIDRFPMQSRDRFIQPGEEFERVAKAFNNLKDEVLRDFFWMCLYTGARCGHVLKMQWSQINLETRMWRIPMTKNGAPHVVSLTDEAVALLRKRQANKNAQLNTPSPTDWVFPSPRIPGAHLNSPRKAWARVCRDAGVEDLRIHDLRRTLASYMAIQGASPAIIGKTLGHKSLSSTAIYSRLTQKPVLAAMQQATDLMPKPDNQGNQ; translated from the coding sequence TTGGTCCTGATTGTAACTAGTGATGGCTCGATGACCTTTGGCATAGATCTATTGATAGGAGGGATAAGCCAGACTGTATTAATAGGTAAATACCCTGAGATGACAGTGGCAGAAGCCCGCCAGCGGGCAACTGTCACAGCTAGTCAATTGGCTCAGCCCCAGTCACAGGACCAAGGACCTCTGAATTCTCAAGTCCCCAGGAAGTCCCAGCTTGCCAGAAAATCTCAAAACATCGAATCTGAAGATCTCATAGTCAAGACCACTGACCCAACGCAGATTACTTTTGGTTTACTGTTCGACCTTTACTACCAGCAGTACGCAAAATCGCGCACGAGAGATCACAAGGAGCTTTTAGAGAATTACAACAGGCACTTTGCAAAACACTGGGGCACGACACTGGCTTGCTCTATCAGACGGGCTGATATCCAGCACTGGGTAAATGACCTGGCTATGACCAGTGGAGTGTATTGTGCCAACCGATGCCATGACACCATCCGCGCCATCTTTAATTGGGGGATTAAGAGTGAGTACTTTGTTGGCAACAATCCAGCCAAGGGCATTGACCGCTTCCCCATGCAGTCTCGTGATCGCTTCATCCAACCTGGAGAAGAATTCGAGCGAGTAGCAAAAGCTTTTAACAATCTCAAAGATGAAGTGCTTAGAGACTTCTTTTGGATGTGCCTTTATACAGGCGCTAGATGCGGCCATGTCCTTAAGATGCAGTGGTCACAGATAAATCTAGAAACAAGAATGTGGCGTATACCTATGACCAAAAACGGTGCACCACATGTGGTGAGCCTGACAGATGAAGCAGTTGCACTATTGCGTAAGAGACAAGCCAACAAAAACGCACAACTCAACACCCCTTCCCCCACCGACTGGGTCTTTCCCAGCCCTCGCATACCTGGTGCTCATCTCAATTCACCACGCAAGGCCTGGGCTAGAGTTTGTCGCGATGCTGGAGTTGAGGATCTACGCATACATGATCTCAGGCGCACACTGGCGAGCTACATGGCCATACAGGGCGCCAGCCCTGCCATCATCGGCAAGACACTGGGACACAAATCACTATCTTCAACGGCAATATATTCACGGCTAACGCAAAAGCCAGTGCTGGCGGCGATGCAGCAAGCGACTGATTTAATGCCAAAACCAGACAATCAAGGGAATCAATGA
- a CDS encoding PIN domain-containing protein, with protein MDRNCVVVYDACVLFPAPLRDLLMELGVLSHRNKLFRPKWTDKIHEEWISNLLEERTDIKPEALAVTRKLMDGAFEGYEPLVTGYEHRIESLSLPDANDRHVLAAAIECTASIIVTANLKDFPDSQLKQSSVVAKHPDDFICEFLSDHEELGERVLEEAVRNIKKRLKSPTMTWTEIFVSYERNELKRTVEYLREFIPRSEVIKDDASKTGNATLPAESGEVGNDQLFQEQLKNLRDKKK; from the coding sequence ATGGATAGAAATTGCGTAGTCGTCTACGACGCGTGTGTTTTGTTTCCGGCACCTTTGCGAGATCTTTTAATGGAGTTGGGAGTTTTGTCTCACCGCAACAAGCTCTTTCGACCAAAATGGACGGACAAAATTCATGAAGAGTGGATCAGCAATCTTCTAGAAGAGAGAACTGACATCAAACCGGAAGCCCTTGCAGTAACACGCAAGCTTATGGATGGTGCCTTTGAAGGCTATGAGCCGCTCGTCACAGGGTATGAGCATCGCATCGAAAGCTTGTCTTTGCCTGACGCTAATGATCGCCACGTTCTGGCAGCGGCGATCGAGTGCACTGCAAGCATCATAGTAACCGCGAACCTTAAAGACTTCCCAGATAGCCAACTCAAACAAAGCTCCGTTGTGGCCAAGCACCCTGATGACTTCATCTGCGAATTTCTGTCCGATCACGAAGAACTCGGAGAACGCGTCCTTGAGGAGGCTGTGCGCAACATCAAGAAGCGCCTCAAGAGTCCGACCATGACTTGGACTGAGATTTTCGTCTCCTATGAGCGCAACGAACTCAAGCGAACAGTCGAGTATCTCAGGGAGTTCATTCCGCGTTCCGAAGTAATTAAGGACGATGCCAGCAAAACTGGCAATGCTACGCTGCCGGCCGAATCAGGCGAAGTAGGAAATGACCAGCTGTTTCAGGAGCAACTTAAAAATCTTCGAGACAAAAAGAAGTGA
- a CDS encoding helix-turn-helix domain-containing protein, which translates to MTLTTLDKKTKPVVPSLEDIQLAKESTKNIAQLNTEGTDHVAKLVIDNKRMEIKLSKSMFIALTELLEEMAAGRAVMLIPVDAELTTQEAADLLNVSRPYFVKLLDDGKIPCRTVGRYRRVRYEDLMKYQQLADAKRQTAMDSLVAQAQELGLGY; encoded by the coding sequence ATGACGCTCACTACATTGGACAAAAAAACGAAACCAGTAGTGCCGAGCCTGGAGGACATTCAACTCGCAAAGGAATCTACAAAAAACATTGCTCAACTCAACACCGAAGGCACTGACCATGTGGCAAAGCTGGTAATTGACAACAAGCGTATGGAAATCAAACTTTCCAAAAGCATGTTCATTGCATTAACCGAACTGTTGGAGGAAATGGCAGCCGGAAGAGCCGTGATGCTCATTCCCGTCGATGCGGAGTTGACTACGCAAGAAGCAGCCGATCTGCTCAACGTGTCACGACCTTATTTTGTGAAGTTGTTGGACGACGGTAAAATCCCCTGTAGAACTGTGGGTCGCTACAGAAGGGTGCGGTACGAAGACCTTATGAAGTATCAGCAACTCGCTGATGCAAAAAGGCAAACAGCCATGGATAGCCTGGTGGCGCAGGCACAAGAACTCGGTTTGGGGTATTAG